One Dioscorea cayenensis subsp. rotundata cultivar TDr96_F1 chromosome 17, TDr96_F1_v2_PseudoChromosome.rev07_lg8_w22 25.fasta, whole genome shotgun sequence DNA window includes the following coding sequences:
- the LOC120279976 gene encoding protein GRIM REAPER-like — protein sequence MLCILVASLLMATQTYIATSLDDHGYHGVLNDHFQSLNPRSGSRFLANVVKGDKCDLVTNNVCPGIPAKGNSQLLYCCKNHCRNILSDRNNCGVCGNKCGFGQLCCNGKCTAVAYDVSNCGECGNVCKAGVRCEYGSCGYA from the coding sequence ATGCTCTGCATTCTTGTAGCTTCTCTTCTAATGGCTACACAAACATACATTGCCACTTCACTGGATGATCATGGCTACCATGGTGTTCTTAATGACCATTTCCAAAGTTTAAACCCTAGGTCTGGAAGCAGGTTTCTAGCCAATGTGGTCAAGGGAGACAAATGTGATCTTGTGACTAACAATGTTTGTCCTGGAATCCCTGCAAAGGGCAACAGTCAACTGCTATATTGTTGCAAGAATCACTGCCGGAATATACTCTCCGACCGAAACAACTGCGGTGTGTGCGGCAATAAATGTGGCTTCGGACAACTTTGTTGCAATGGAAAATGCACTGCGGTCGCTTATGATGTTAGTAACTGCGGTGAATGTGGCAATGTCTGCAAGGCGGGAGTTCGGTGTGAGTATGGGAGTTGTGGTTATGCATAA